One window of the Shimwellia blattae DSM 4481 = NBRC 105725 genome contains the following:
- a CDS encoding DUF3486 family protein, whose translation MPTEQKPTRGRPSKIDLLPDGVRDQLHQMLREKRHTQEEIREAINELIDGHNLPEEMKLSRTGLNRYASRMEEFGAKIRASREMAEIWAAKLGSAPTSDVGKLLLEFVKTLAFETSMSMAESEKTVEPKALGQLALVAQRLEAAAMASHKREKEIRQAFAEEAAAQAEKITKQAGLSAETAADIRRQILGIA comes from the coding sequence ATGCCCACTGAACAAAAACCGACCCGAGGCCGTCCGTCCAAAATCGACCTGCTGCCTGATGGCGTTCGCGACCAGCTCCATCAGATGCTGCGCGAGAAGCGCCATACCCAGGAAGAGATCCGCGAGGCCATCAACGAGCTTATCGACGGTCACAATCTCCCTGAGGAGATGAAGCTCAGCCGCACCGGGCTGAACCGTTATGCAAGCCGTATGGAGGAGTTCGGCGCCAAAATCCGTGCCTCGCGAGAGATGGCCGAAATCTGGGCTGCTAAGCTCGGCTCTGCCCCAACGTCCGACGTCGGAAAGCTGCTGCTGGAGTTTGTCAAAACCCTCGCCTTTGAGACCTCGATGTCGATGGCCGAAAGCGAGAAGACCGTTGAACCGAAGGCGCTCGGCCAGCTTGCCCTGGTCGCCCAGCGTCTCGAAGCCGCTGCTATGGCCAGCCACAAGCGTGAGAAAGAAATCCGCCAGGCGTTCGCTGAAGAAGCCGCCGCGCAGGCGGAGAAAATTACAAAACAGGCCGGGCTGTCTGCGGAAACCGCCGCTGATATCCGTCGCCAGATTCTGGGGATTGCATGA
- a CDS encoding TraR/DksA family transcriptional regulator, which translates to MTKAFDRASDLEMEERERLLNKHLRRVKELPESYGFCNDCEQPIPAARLQALPDAVTCVTCQAIREHRRKHGLGGH; encoded by the coding sequence ATGACTAAAGCGTTTGATCGCGCCAGCGACCTTGAAATGGAAGAGCGGGAGCGGCTCTTAAACAAGCATTTAAGGCGCGTTAAAGAGCTGCCGGAAAGTTACGGATTTTGTAACGACTGTGAACAACCAATTCCTGCAGCCCGGCTTCAGGCACTTCCTGATGCAGTGACCTGCGTTACCTGCCAGGCCATCAGAGAGCACAGGAGGAAGCATGGACTGGGAGGTCATTAA
- a CDS encoding DUF2730 domain-containing protein, which yields MDWEVIKGNWAIIWALFMSGVNVIQLLLAKTYVKREELELLRTRLQGMESTIAGLPNQKDLHQLQLEMRDLRGELRELTPSIRQISRISDLLLENELKEK from the coding sequence ATGGACTGGGAGGTCATTAAGGGTAACTGGGCCATCATCTGGGCGCTGTTTATGTCCGGGGTGAACGTCATTCAGCTGCTGCTGGCCAAAACCTACGTCAAGCGCGAGGAACTGGAGCTGCTGCGCACGCGCCTGCAGGGAATGGAAAGCACCATCGCCGGGCTACCTAACCAAAAAGACCTGCATCAGCTGCAGCTGGAGATGCGCGATTTGCGCGGCGAACTTCGAGAGCTGACACCCTCAATTCGCCAGATATCACGTATCAGCGATCTGCTTCTTGAAAACGAACTTAAGGAAAAATGA
- a CDS encoding terminase large subunit domain-containing protein, with translation MMTGSLSAQEQLRNQSATAILSGEFDADQVLLPYQRRWIADTSQLKIAEKSRRTGLTWAEAADAALNGSMSASAGGCDTFYVGTTKDMAREFIDACAMWAKAYDWAASGIGEEVLQDEDKDILVYVIQFASGFKIKALSSNPSNLRGMQGNVIIDESAFQKDLAAVLKAALALTMWGSKVRLISTHNGIENLFNTIITDSRAGKKRYSVHRIDIELAISEGLYRRICQVTRKEWSPAAEAEWLANLLSDTATEEDAREEYYCEPKNGGGTYLARSIRERAARGGGPVLRFTGTADYNAMPEGMRALDMQEWLEQTALPELNRLPPNLRHCLGEDFARSGHLTVFAPMTVNDDTTRTVPFLVELANVPYKQQEQALFFICDRLPRRDGIKLDGRGNGNYLAEQAAEKYGAEVEVVMPSVGHYRENMPRFKAAFEDDELVLPKHEDVIADLGQIVILRGVPGIDDRETTGSDGHKRHGDSAYAIFLAFLASKEDCQRYELHRLNSKQQQRQSDGHRQLRITRGLKNQRGLL, from the coding sequence ATGATGACCGGGAGCCTGTCAGCGCAGGAGCAGCTGCGTAACCAGTCGGCGACGGCGATCCTGTCTGGGGAGTTCGATGCAGACCAGGTTCTGCTGCCGTATCAGCGCCGCTGGATAGCCGACACATCCCAGCTCAAAATCGCCGAGAAATCCCGCCGTACCGGACTGACCTGGGCAGAGGCGGCGGATGCTGCCCTGAACGGCTCAATGTCCGCCAGCGCCGGTGGCTGCGACACCTTCTATGTCGGCACCACAAAAGACATGGCGCGCGAGTTTATCGACGCCTGCGCGATGTGGGCCAAAGCCTACGACTGGGCGGCATCCGGTATCGGCGAGGAGGTCCTGCAGGACGAAGACAAGGATATTCTGGTCTATGTCATCCAGTTCGCCAGCGGCTTCAAAATCAAGGCACTGTCCAGTAACCCGTCGAACCTGCGCGGTATGCAGGGCAACGTTATTATCGACGAGTCCGCATTCCAGAAGGACCTGGCCGCAGTGCTCAAGGCAGCTCTGGCGCTCACCATGTGGGGGTCGAAGGTCCGCCTTATCTCGACCCACAACGGCATCGAAAATCTGTTCAACACCATCATCACCGACAGTCGCGCGGGTAAAAAACGCTACTCCGTTCACCGTATTGATATCGAGCTGGCTATCAGCGAGGGCCTCTATCGCCGTATCTGCCAGGTGACCCGGAAAGAATGGTCACCGGCGGCTGAGGCCGAGTGGCTGGCTAACCTGCTCAGCGATACCGCCACCGAAGAAGATGCCCGCGAAGAATACTACTGTGAGCCGAAGAACGGCGGCGGCACCTATCTGGCACGTTCCATTCGCGAGCGCGCGGCGCGCGGTGGCGGCCCCGTTCTGCGCTTCACCGGCACGGCTGACTACAACGCCATGCCTGAGGGAATGCGGGCGCTGGATATGCAGGAGTGGCTTGAGCAGACGGCTCTCCCCGAGCTGAACCGGCTTCCACCGAACCTGCGCCACTGCCTTGGCGAGGACTTCGCGCGGTCGGGCCATCTGACAGTCTTTGCGCCCATGACCGTTAACGACGATACCACCCGCACGGTGCCGTTTCTGGTGGAGCTGGCCAACGTTCCATACAAGCAGCAGGAGCAGGCGCTGTTTTTTATCTGCGACCGGCTCCCGCGACGGGACGGTATCAAGCTCGATGGCCGGGGGAACGGTAACTACCTGGCCGAACAGGCGGCGGAAAAATACGGCGCTGAGGTCGAAGTTGTTATGCCCTCCGTCGGGCATTACCGCGAGAACATGCCCAGATTTAAGGCAGCGTTCGAAGATGACGAACTGGTGCTCCCGAAGCACGAGGACGTAATCGCCGACCTCGGGCAGATTGTGATCCTGCGCGGAGTGCCGGGTATTGATGACCGGGAGACAACCGGCAGCGATGGCCACAAGCGACACGGCGACAGCGCTTATGCGATTTTCCTGGCATTTCTGGCCAGCAAGGAGGACTGCCAGCGCTACGAGCTGCACCGCCTCAACAGTAAACAGCAGCAGCGCCAGAGCGACGGCCA